One window of Candidatus Nitrospira kreftii genomic DNA carries:
- a CDS encoding Molybdate-binding protein ModA, with product MTLKLFAWCVFVSVITAVTPAFAEQVLVAVAANFVPPFREIANEFETATGHNIRVAAGSSGNFYSQIKNGAPFDVFFSADMERPKLLEEEGLGVKETRFTYAIGRLVLWSPSADLMKGEETLHSKKFKRLAFTNPKTAPYGLAAMQTLQKLELWESLQPKIVMGENIGQTMGFIESGNADLGFVALSQALDPRIKGQGSRWDIPTNLHEPIKQDVILLTKGKDNPAAHALMEFIAGPQTKSIIERYGYGMK from the coding sequence ATGACACTGAAACTTTTTGCATGGTGTGTGTTTGTCTCCGTCATAACGGCGGTGACGCCGGCGTTTGCCGAGCAGGTCTTGGTCGCGGTCGCCGCCAATTTCGTTCCGCCGTTCCGTGAAATTGCGAATGAATTCGAAACCGCTACTGGCCACAACATCCGCGTCGCCGCCGGTTCATCCGGAAATTTCTATTCGCAAATCAAAAATGGCGCGCCGTTCGATGTGTTTTTCTCTGCCGATATGGAACGCCCCAAACTGTTGGAGGAGGAAGGACTTGGAGTCAAAGAAACCCGCTTTACCTATGCGATTGGGCGTCTTGTGCTGTGGAGTCCGAGTGCCGACCTGATGAAAGGGGAAGAAACCTTGCATTCTAAAAAGTTCAAACGTCTTGCCTTCACAAACCCCAAAACCGCGCCCTATGGCCTCGCGGCGATGCAAACGTTGCAAAAACTGGAACTGTGGGAAAGTTTACAGCCCAAAATAGTCATGGGGGAAAATATCGGCCAGACCATGGGGTTTATTGAGTCCGGCAATGCCGACTTGGGCTTCGTTGCCTTGTCGCAAGCTCTAGACCCCAGGATCAAGGGGCAGGGAAGTCGCTGGGATATCCCCACCAATCTTCACGAACCGATCAAACAAGACGTGATCTTATTGACCAAAGGAAAGGATAATCCGGCAGCACACGCACTCATGGAGTTCATTGCCGGTCCGCAAACAAAGAGCATCATTGAACGATATGGCTATGGCATGAAGTAA
- a CDS encoding putative ABC transporter permease, whose amino-acid sequence MKIMTRLFSIATGLLTFWPTLALAEEVEGTYRGIGSIYFTLIGAILIYGVYDSFGKRAAYIMGPLIVIGLYVMLPER is encoded by the coding sequence ATGAAGATAATGACTCGACTATTCAGTATCGCGACCGGACTCTTAACGTTCTGGCCCACGCTCGCCTTGGCGGAAGAGGTTGAGGGAACCTATCGAGGGATTGGGTCTATCTACTTCACCCTCATCGGGGCGATCCTAATCTATGGTGTGTATGACAGTTTTGGAAAGCGAGCCGCATATATCATGGGGCCCCTCATTGTGATCGGGTTATACGTGATGCTTCCCGAGAGATGA
- a CDS encoding hypothetical protein (conserved protein of unknown function) → MKPQDLKHHREELGLTQQQLAEALHTTRVSVARYETGMRKIPGVVSVVLDQLRQRSVIPMAGLVAAGFPIDPVPQSELVDVPPSMLRGGDTFALKVKGESMKDEGILPGDLVVVRKQEMAKNGQTVVALVNREATIKRYFKKGTHIELRPANETMQPIIVHPSDEFHIEGLVIGVIRHCAV, encoded by the coding sequence ATGAAGCCGCAAGATCTCAAACATCATCGAGAAGAATTAGGCCTCACGCAACAGCAACTTGCCGAGGCCTTGCACACCACGCGCGTATCCGTGGCGCGTTATGAAACGGGCATGCGAAAGATTCCCGGTGTGGTATCGGTTGTGCTTGATCAATTGCGACAGAGGTCGGTGATTCCCATGGCCGGTCTCGTTGCGGCCGGCTTCCCCATCGATCCGGTTCCGCAATCCGAACTCGTCGACGTCCCACCAAGCATGTTACGTGGGGGAGACACCTTTGCCCTCAAGGTCAAAGGTGAGTCCATGAAAGATGAAGGAATCTTGCCAGGCGATCTCGTGGTAGTGCGCAAACAGGAAATGGCCAAGAATGGGCAAACGGTCGTGGCATTGGTCAATCGTGAAGCGACGATCAAGAGGTATTTCAAGAAGGGTACGCATATCGAACTTCGTCCGGCCAATGAGACGATGCAACCAATTATCGTCCATCCGTCGGATGAGTTTCATATCGAAGGGCTCGTCATCGGCGTCATTCGGCATTGCGCCGTCTAA
- a CDS encoding Histidine kinase: MASILIIDDEVSIRTLLRRILDEDGHQIREAADGHIGLSLYRQAPADVVITDILMPEQDGLEVTLALTQEFLDARVIAITGATGDRNYLNVATLFGARRVIQKPFTPDEIRRAVRYTLAH; this comes from the coding sequence ATGGCCTCGATCTTGATCATTGACGATGAAGTATCCATCCGGACGTTATTGCGTAGGATTCTTGACGAAGACGGCCATCAGATACGCGAAGCAGCCGACGGCCACATCGGCCTCTCGCTCTATCGCCAGGCGCCAGCCGATGTGGTCATTACGGACATCCTCATGCCGGAGCAGGATGGGCTGGAAGTGACGCTGGCTCTGACGCAGGAATTCCTCGACGCCCGAGTCATCGCCATCACCGGCGCAACCGGAGATCGAAACTACCTGAACGTGGCCACATTGTTCGGAGCACGCCGTGTGATTCAGAAACCCTTCACACCGGATGAGATTCGTCGAGCGGTCCGGTATACCCTGGCGCACTAG
- a CDS encoding hypothetical protein (conserved protein of unknown function), giving the protein MRMRWFNWLGLLMLIVGAAISEAVFFAASVKFNFLWYIAGAYVVVAAALFLWSSSAPGKPE; this is encoded by the coding sequence ATGAGGATGCGTTGGTTCAATTGGCTTGGCTTACTGATGTTGATCGTCGGTGCTGCTATTTCGGAAGCGGTCTTTTTCGCCGCGTCGGTCAAGTTCAACTTCCTCTGGTATATCGCAGGAGCCTACGTGGTTGTTGCGGCAGCATTATTTCTTTGGAGCAGTTCAGCGCCTGGGAAACCTGAGTAA
- a CDS encoding hypothetical protein (conserved protein of unknown function): MHLALALLFTLLSACTDLKLGKTSGPVGSRPAEDCEALYQQAREGARQAHERYIATTRPALQRQFRQQYPTMPDADIDVLVNHALENGLRPEAGRQPAGPIRQPHMDCLSSPWRNSVFTNCY, from the coding sequence ATGCACCTGGCTCTGGCTCTGCTCTTCACCCTGTTGAGCGCGTGTACCGACCTCAAGCTCGGCAAGACTTCTGGCCCAGTCGGCAGTCGACCGGCCGAGGATTGTGAAGCACTGTATCAGCAGGCCCGAGAGGGCGCGAGACAGGCCCATGAACGATACATCGCGACCACGCGTCCCGCCCTTCAGCGGCAGTTTCGACAGCAGTATCCCACGATGCCCGATGCAGACATCGACGTGCTGGTCAATCATGCGCTGGAGAACGGCTTACGCCCAGAAGCCGGACGCCAACCGGCTGGGCCCATCAGGCAACCTCACATGGATTGTCTGTCTTCCCCCTGGAGAAATTCTGTCTTTACGAATTGCTATTAG
- a CDS encoding hypothetical protein (conserved protein of unknown function) codes for MDSGKSGIDPITIQTIRDCLKKQFADVKFSQTIRPTFSVHHGVEKQSWHVVFNEQFLVDRPSPEELQHFVEHKVIPKIIKNPGKRIQISKWGDITVEEKNPS; via the coding sequence ATGGACAGTGGAAAATCTGGAATTGATCCCATCACAATTCAGACCATACGGGACTGTCTGAAAAAGCAATTCGCAGATGTGAAGTTCAGTCAGACGATCAGACCGACGTTCAGTGTTCACCACGGCGTCGAGAAACAGTCGTGGCACGTGGTCTTCAATGAACAGTTTTTAGTGGACCGCCCATCTCCCGAAGAGTTGCAGCATTTCGTCGAACATAAGGTGATCCCGAAAATCATCAAGAATCCCGGGAAACGCATTCAGATTTCGAAATGGGGAGATATCACCGTCGAAGAGAAAAACCCTTCTTAA
- a CDS encoding hypothetical protein (conserved protein of unknown function), whose protein sequence is MRVLILAVLTVATITMQSCGSDEAPEPVPVPLKQLGYLKASNTGAGDWFGTNIALDGDTLVVGARFEDSVATGVNGDQADNSASDSGAVYVFTRSGGGWSQQAYLKASNTEAGDEFGSWVALDGDTLVVGARFEDSAATGVNGDQADNSAPDSGAVYVFTRSGGVWSQQAYLKASNTEAGDWFGATVALDGDTLVVGARFEDSVATGVNGDQADNSAPDSGAVYVFTRSGGVWSQQAYLKASNTEAGDEFGFWVAMDGDTLVAGARFEDSAATGVNGDQADNSAPESGAAYVFTRTEGDWSQQAYLKASNTGAGDLFGNDVAVDGDTLVVGAPSEDSAATGVNGDQADNSAPESGAAYVFTRTEGDWSQQAYLKASNTEAGDEFGFHVALWGDTVLLPAYLEDSAARGINGNQADNSAPDSGAAYVFTRTERDWSQQAYLKASNTGAGDWFGIVAVDRDMLIMGATQEDSATIGINGRQADNSASDSGAVYVFQLE, encoded by the coding sequence GTGCGCGTGCTGATCCTAGCTGTTCTGACTGTGGCCACCATAACGATGCAAAGTTGCGGCTCGGATGAGGCTCCGGAACCCGTGCCGGTGCCGCTCAAGCAACTGGGTTATCTCAAGGCGTCTAACACCGGCGCCGGCGATTGGTTCGGGACCAATATCGCCCTAGATGGCGACACACTGGTCGTGGGTGCTCGCTTTGAGGACAGCGTGGCCACGGGGGTCAATGGGGATCAAGCGGATAACAGCGCGTCGGACAGCGGCGCGGTCTATGTGTTCACCCGCTCAGGTGGGGGCTGGAGCCAACAGGCGTATCTGAAGGCGTCCAATACGGAAGCCGGTGATGAATTCGGGTCTTGGGTCGCTTTAGACGGTGACACACTGGTCGTGGGCGCCCGCTTTGAGGACAGCGCGGCTACGGGAGTCAATGGGGATCAAGCGGATAACAGCGCGCCGGACAGCGGCGCGGTCTATGTGTTCACCCGCTCGGGCGGGGTCTGGAGCCAACAGGCGTATCTGAAGGCCTCGAACACCGAGGCCGGTGACTGGTTCGGAGCCACGGTCGCCTTAGACGGTGACACGCTGGTCGTGGGCGCCCGCTTTGAAGACAGCGTGGCCACGGGAGTCAATGGGGATCAAGCGGATAACAGTGCGCCGGACAGCGGCGCGGTCTATGTGTTCACCCGCTCGGGCGGGGTCTGGAGCCAGCAGGCGTATCTGAAGGCGTCCAACACGGAAGCCGGTGATGAATTCGGGTTTTGGGTCGCCATGGACGGCGATACGCTGGTCGCGGGCGCCCGCTTCGAGGACAGTGCGGCTACGGGGGTCAATGGAGACCAAGCGGATAACAGTGCGCCGGAGAGTGGGGCAGCCTATGTGTTCACCCGCACAGAGGGGGATTGGAGCCAGCAAGCATATCTGAAGGCCTCCAACACGGGAGCCGGGGACTTGTTCGGGAACGACGTCGCCGTGGACGGGGATACGCTGGTCGTCGGCGCTCCCTCTGAGGACAGTGCGGCCACGGGGGTCAATGGAGATCAAGCGGATAACAGTGCGCCGGAGAGTGGGGCAGCCTATGTGTTCACCCGCACAGAGGGGGATTGGAGCCAGCAAGCATATCTGAAGGCCTCCAATACGGAAGCCGGTGATGAATTCGGGTTCCACGTCGCCCTGTGGGGGGACACCGTCCTTTTGCCTGCCTATTTAGAGGACAGTGCGGCCAGGGGGATCAATGGGAACCAAGCGGATAACAGTGCGCCAGATAGTGGGGCAGCGTATGTGTTCACTCGCACGGAGAGGGATTGGAGCCAGCAGGCGTATCTGAAGGCCTCCAACACGGGAGCCGGGGACTGGTTCGGCATCGTCGCCGTGGACCGCGACATGCTGATCATGGGAGCTACACAAGAGGACAGCGCCACCATCGGCATCAATGGGAGGCAAGCGGATAACAGCGCGTCGGACAGCGGCGCGGTCTATGTGTTTCAGCTAGAGTAA
- a CDS encoding hypothetical protein (conserved protein of unknown function), whose product MTHAVTYKGFTLQPAPRQLVDTGQWELNVFISWATEDEEDSRHFVKTGRYVTAEEATAQCIAYGRQVVDGHIPGASVG is encoded by the coding sequence ATGACCCACGCCGTCACCTATAAAGGCTTTACCCTGCAACCTGCTCCTCGGCAGCTCGTGGACACCGGCCAGTGGGAATTGAACGTCTTCATTTCCTGGGCCACGGAGGACGAGGAGGACAGCCGTCATTTCGTGAAGACCGGTCGGTATGTGACCGCCGAGGAAGCCACGGCCCAGTGCATCGCCTATGGCCGGCAGGTCGTGGATGGCCACATTCCTGGTGCCTCGGTTGGTTGA
- a CDS encoding hypothetical protein (conserved protein of unknown function) has translation MSKRSLWWVLLSVLLVLLVPMGTNTSKAVEYGELVETDGQWTFKNTEDPVLKVMHDKHLITDNDYFKSTDRTGKNWIEPADAVLNQRKEIDWLHYEKSLLRLPDWLDLAFENRTRFESYDHPWRANQVAGGGGTDAQVALRSRLRVGLGGNGPFRFLFEGQDTRAFLNNDPGDFRNLTTVNEFDVLQLVGSLTFNNVLGSGLRTDLHFGRMTLDFGKRRYVARNDFRNTTNAFDGVHWQIGQGKTWRFRAFLVEPVIRDDVRLDEQTAKSVFWGTYAESEHFPWFNVNVFYFGINDQQLQNRNLHRTYSTLGARLFKAPAVNEFDYEIEGAVQTGKLGTVDHFAYNPNVEVGYTFNLPWAPRFLAQYTYASGTQTPGGSESRTFDPLFGARRFDLNPTGIWGPFFRSNINSPGWRLILTPNENLILTVKQRFWYLAEATAAFSGGLVQDSTGGSGSYLGHDVELRAQWAPIWTMRQNLDFDFGYVHWFKGSYFDSPAIIAQMPSGGNKDSDYFYASIRVRM, from the coding sequence ATGTCGAAGCGATCGTTATGGTGGGTCTTGCTAAGTGTGCTGCTCGTTCTTCTCGTGCCAATGGGAACGAACACGTCGAAGGCCGTCGAATACGGTGAACTCGTTGAGACAGACGGACAATGGACGTTTAAGAACACGGAAGACCCGGTGCTCAAAGTCATGCATGACAAACACTTGATCACTGACAACGACTACTTCAAAAGCACAGATCGAACCGGCAAGAATTGGATCGAACCAGCCGATGCGGTGCTCAATCAACGGAAAGAGATCGATTGGCTTCATTATGAAAAGTCGTTGCTCCGTCTGCCGGACTGGCTGGATCTCGCGTTCGAAAACCGGACCCGTTTCGAGTCGTACGATCATCCTTGGCGAGCGAATCAAGTGGCAGGAGGCGGGGGAACCGATGCCCAGGTAGCTCTCCGATCCAGGCTGCGCGTAGGATTGGGAGGCAATGGTCCCTTCCGGTTTCTCTTTGAAGGGCAGGATACGCGGGCCTTTTTGAACAATGATCCTGGGGATTTTAGGAATCTCACGACAGTCAACGAATTTGACGTCTTACAGCTAGTCGGATCATTGACATTCAACAATGTTTTGGGCAGTGGATTGCGAACGGACCTGCATTTCGGTCGCATGACGTTGGATTTCGGGAAACGCCGGTATGTCGCCAGAAATGATTTCCGAAATACCACGAATGCCTTCGACGGAGTCCATTGGCAAATTGGCCAAGGCAAAACCTGGCGGTTCAGGGCCTTCTTGGTGGAACCAGTCATTCGGGATGATGTGAGGCTGGACGAGCAAACTGCAAAAAGTGTGTTCTGGGGGACCTACGCGGAGAGCGAACACTTTCCCTGGTTCAACGTGAATGTGTTTTACTTTGGGATAAACGATCAACAACTTCAAAATAGGAATCTTCACCGTACCTATAGTACGTTGGGCGCTCGCCTCTTCAAGGCTCCCGCGGTCAATGAATTCGATTATGAAATCGAGGGGGCCGTTCAGACGGGAAAGCTAGGCACTGTCGATCATTTCGCCTATAACCCAAACGTTGAAGTTGGGTACACGTTTAATTTGCCGTGGGCACCTCGGTTTCTGGCTCAATATACCTATGCCAGCGGCACTCAAACCCCGGGAGGAAGTGAGAGTAGAACCTTTGACCCTCTGTTCGGTGCCCGGCGATTTGATTTGAACCCCACGGGAATTTGGGGACCGTTTTTTCGGTCCAATATCAACTCTCCTGGTTGGAGGCTGATCCTGACACCGAACGAAAATTTGATCCTGACAGTCAAGCAACGGTTCTGGTATCTGGCGGAAGCAACCGCGGCTTTTTCGGGTGGCCTCGTACAAGACTCCACAGGAGGGTCAGGAAGCTATTTAGGGCACGATGTAGAGCTTCGCGCACAATGGGCTCCAATATGGACTATGAGACAAAACTTGGACTTTGATTTCGGGTACGTGCATTGGTTCAAGGGATCCTACTTCGACAGTCCCGCCATCATCGCCCAAATGCCCAGTGGTGGAAACAAGGATAGTGATTATTTTTATGCCTCGATACGAGTCAGGATGTAG
- a CDS encoding hypothetical protein (conserved exported protein of unknown function) has protein sequence MKTGLISMLLMGLLGSGMDVTYAANPMADKEASPTIKERLTKDTIEGTLMNIEGEYYAIKDNDGKVHKIHVDKSTKLDKVVPGDMVKAYVTDQGHTTTLQRDN, from the coding sequence ATGAAAACAGGACTCATCTCGATGCTTCTGATGGGACTGCTGGGGTCCGGAATGGACGTCACATACGCAGCTAATCCCATGGCTGATAAGGAAGCCAGTCCCACTATCAAAGAGCGTTTGACGAAGGATACGATAGAAGGGACCTTAATGAATATTGAGGGAGAGTATTATGCCATCAAAGATAACGATGGCAAAGTGCATAAGATTCACGTCGATAAGAGTACGAAGCTGGATAAAGTGGTACCAGGCGACATGGTGAAAGCCTATGTAACGGACCAGGGCCATACCACAACCTTGCAGCGCGATAACTAA
- a CDS encoding Molybdenum transport system permease protein ModB produces MEALTDLDLSALWVSVRLATMTVLVLLIVGTPLAWWLAHTRSRVRPIVEAAVALPIVLPPTVLGFYILVALGPYGPLGRLADLSLAFTFTGLVIASVFYSMPFVIQPLQSAFEAVGKGPLEAAWSLRASKWDAFLTVISPIALRGYISAIVLGFAHTMGEFGVVLMVGGSIPGETRVLSTTIFEHVEVMEYTQAHAISAFMLIFSFLVLLAVYIINRRFPIHVS; encoded by the coding sequence ATGGAAGCCCTGACAGATCTGGATCTGAGCGCGTTGTGGGTCAGCGTTCGACTCGCAACGATGACAGTACTCGTGCTGCTGATCGTCGGCACGCCCCTCGCTTGGTGGCTGGCTCACACACGATCCCGAGTGAGACCTATCGTGGAAGCCGCGGTTGCGCTCCCGATCGTGCTGCCTCCCACCGTCCTAGGATTTTATATCCTCGTCGCGTTGGGTCCTTACGGGCCGCTAGGCCGTCTTGCAGATCTTTCACTCGCATTCACGTTCACCGGGTTGGTCATCGCGTCAGTGTTTTATTCGATGCCCTTTGTGATCCAGCCGTTACAAAGCGCCTTTGAAGCAGTGGGCAAGGGGCCGCTAGAAGCGGCATGGTCGCTTCGCGCCTCGAAGTGGGACGCATTCCTGACGGTCATCTCCCCGATCGCACTGCGAGGATACATCAGTGCGATCGTGCTCGGCTTTGCCCATACGATGGGAGAGTTCGGGGTTGTTCTCATGGTCGGCGGATCGATTCCCGGAGAAACGCGCGTTCTTTCCACGACCATCTTTGAGCATGTGGAAGTCATGGAATATACTCAAGCGCATGCCATCTCTGCCTTCATGCTGATCTTTTCATTCTTGGTACTGTTGGCTGTGTACATCATCAACCGCCGATTCCCTATCCATGTCTCATGA
- a CDS encoding hypothetical protein (conserved protein of unknown function): MPSLLEQHRRIDESFTAPFTVLRLLTPLKMSYEAAKKRAEPYNKIVGTLPDMRREAVELVRNVVAENRRAYVLVNNRSEGNASLTIQVLMKALRGNEQPTIRES, from the coding sequence ATGCCTTCATTGCTTGAACAGCATCGGCGGATAGACGAAAGTTTTACTGCTCCCTTTACAGTCCTTCGATTACTCACTCCACTGAAGATGTCGTATGAAGCCGCCAAGAAGCGAGCCGAGCCCTATAACAAGATCGTAGGAACGTTGCCTGACATGCGACGAGAGGCAGTGGAGCTTGTGCGGAACGTGGTAGCTGAGAATCGGCGAGCCTACGTGCTCGTCAATAATCGCTCAGAGGGCAATGCGTCGTTGACGATTCAAGTCCTGATGAAGGCGCTCCGGGGTAATGAGCAGCCAACCATACGTGAATCTTGA
- a CDS encoding hypothetical protein (conserved protein of unknown function), with amino-acid sequence MPASGLRGIPDIPLGSHHCTFYRHSKEFLRMSASFLKAGLVNHEACVWILPSPVTFESAVYELSKHGLDGAELQATKQLQILSAHDCYFSTSLFDADAALNRLVSLFGVARQLGYRSIRAAGGPGPFLSEGRRRAFMRYEQHATEVIARHPCIGLCCYPSPHCLPATEIFDIMSTHPRAFLRTHDGWATV; translated from the coding sequence ATGCCTGCCAGCGGGCTTCGCGGCATTCCAGATATCCCGTTAGGTTCTCATCACTGTACATTTTACCGGCACTCCAAAGAATTTCTCCGAATGAGTGCCTCCTTTCTCAAGGCAGGCTTGGTCAACCATGAGGCATGCGTCTGGATTCTTCCGTCCCCCGTCACATTCGAGTCAGCTGTTTATGAGCTCTCCAAGCACGGTTTGGATGGTGCAGAACTACAAGCCACGAAGCAGCTTCAGATCCTGTCGGCACACGACTGTTATTTTTCCACAAGCCTCTTTGATGCTGATGCTGCCTTGAATCGGCTCGTATCGTTGTTTGGCGTGGCTCGCCAACTAGGCTACAGGAGCATCCGTGCCGCTGGCGGTCCTGGGCCGTTTCTTTCCGAGGGACGTCGCCGAGCCTTTATGCGCTATGAACAACACGCGACGGAGGTCATTGCCAGACATCCGTGCATCGGATTATGTTGCTATCCATCGCCTCACTGTTTACCGGCTACGGAGATCTTCGACATTATGAGCACACATCCGAGGGCGTTCCTTCGAACACACGACGGTTGGGCGACTGTCTAA
- a CDS encoding hypothetical protein (conserved protein of unknown function) codes for MQELETRLQARYGVKTGQPNPRFLDATLFNDLVLTPYRDAKFELHTGPFLFEFQRHGQSIDEFCSRLNTFFCQLLNDFRYAAEIRNAGLLGLSIGRS; via the coding sequence GTGCAGGAACTTGAGACCAGGCTGCAAGCCCGCTATGGCGTGAAGACCGGACAACCGAATCCTCGGTTTCTCGATGCGACGCTCTTCAATGATCTCGTGCTGACTCCTTACCGAGACGCAAAATTTGAGCTTCACACCGGCCCATTCCTCTTTGAGTTTCAACGGCATGGCCAGTCGATCGACGAGTTCTGCTCACGCCTCAATACGTTCTTCTGCCAGTTGCTGAATGATTTTCGCTACGCGGCGGAGATCCGGAATGCTGGATTGCTTGGGCTGAGTATCGGAAGGTCTTAG
- a CDS encoding molybdate ABC transporter ATP-binding subunit, translating to MSRLLARFSVRYPTFHLNVALDVPMAGITAIFGPSGSGKTTLLRCLAGLEQTPDGFMQFDDDLWQDTARGLCRPLHKRPIGYVFQEPRLFPHYNVRSNLLYGYNRISPEERRISIEQVIDILGIGHLLDRHTHNLSGGEQQRVAIGRALLTSPKLLLMDEPLASLDIPRKQELLPFIRRLHEELHIPVMYVSHAIAEILQLADRIILLKEGHAAGTGPLNEVLTSLEFRGSLGSHRVGGVLDAHVAKHEPQYGLTQLDFKGQALFVPFQPVAVGQPMRIHILSSDISLVIGRTDSPTSVLNILEATITEIREIDQSSADVLLDIGAPLVASITRKSLMNLGLKPGHRVFAYIKAVALNEELVE from the coding sequence ATGAGCCGCTTACTGGCACGCTTTTCAGTCCGATATCCGACTTTTCATCTCAACGTCGCATTAGATGTACCAATGGCGGGCATTACGGCTATCTTCGGTCCCTCCGGATCAGGAAAGACGACGCTGTTGAGATGCCTGGCTGGGCTGGAGCAGACGCCCGACGGATTCATGCAATTCGATGACGATCTCTGGCAGGACACAGCAAGAGGTTTGTGTCGACCGCTCCACAAACGGCCGATCGGATACGTATTTCAGGAGCCCCGATTGTTCCCCCACTACAACGTACGGTCAAACCTCCTGTACGGCTACAATCGCATATCTCCGGAAGAACGCCGAATATCGATCGAACAGGTGATCGATATTCTGGGGATCGGGCATCTTCTCGATCGCCACACCCACAACCTGTCCGGCGGTGAGCAACAACGAGTAGCGATCGGTCGTGCCTTGCTGACTAGCCCTAAGCTGCTGTTGATGGATGAGCCGCTCGCCTCACTCGATATACCGCGCAAGCAAGAACTCCTTCCCTTCATCCGTCGACTTCATGAGGAACTGCACATTCCAGTGATGTATGTCAGTCATGCGATCGCAGAAATCCTTCAACTTGCGGACCGTATCATCCTTCTGAAAGAGGGGCACGCCGCAGGAACCGGCCCGCTCAACGAGGTGCTTACCTCCCTGGAGTTTCGGGGGAGTTTGGGGTCGCATCGGGTGGGGGGAGTCTTAGACGCTCATGTGGCCAAACACGAACCGCAGTATGGCCTCACTCAGCTCGATTTCAAGGGCCAGGCCCTGTTCGTGCCGTTTCAACCGGTCGCCGTCGGACAACCCATGCGCATACACATCCTTTCCAGCGATATCAGTCTGGTCATCGGCCGGACCGATTCCCCGACCAGTGTGCTGAATATTCTGGAGGCGACGATTACTGAGATCCGCGAGATAGATCAATCGTCTGCAGACGTCCTGCTGGATATCGGAGCACCACTCGTCGCCAGCATCACCCGAAAATCCCTTATGAACCTGGGATTGAAACCAGGGCATCGGGTATTCGCATATATCAAGGCAGTGGCACTGAATGAAGAGCTCGTAGAATAG